From a single Arachis hypogaea cultivar Tifrunner chromosome 3, arahy.Tifrunner.gnm2.J5K5, whole genome shotgun sequence genomic region:
- the LOC140183704 gene encoding uncharacterized protein produces the protein MRNISTLLSLATVVVACSIIYNTEKVSGQCGGSVPALISECGQYVQKSGPKVPPSAECCSELLKLDVPCACNFVTKDVVNLISVPKALFVAHYCGMKLTPGMQCGAIKIPPNY, from the coding sequence atGAGAAATATTAGCACGTTGTTGAGCTTAGCAACCGTAGTGGTTGCATGTTCCATAATATATAACACAGAAAAGGTTTCAGGTCAATGTGGAGGGAGTGTTCCAGCACTTATATCAGAATGTGGACAATATGTGCAGAAATCAGGGCCAAAGGTTCCACCATCAGCAGAGTGTTGTTCTGAGTTGTTAAAGCTTGATGTTCCATGTGCATGTAATTTTGTTACCAAAGATGTTGTCAACCTTATTAGTGTTCCTAAGGCTCTCTTTGTTGCACACTATTGTGGAATGAAATTAACACCTGGAatgcaatgtggag